One Shewanella sp. MR-4 DNA window includes the following coding sequences:
- the dsrO gene encoding sulfate reduction electron transfer complex DsrMKJOP subunit DsrO, with the protein MDKSKRQFLGKMASVSVGAALIPVVQVQAQPTQAAATGKRYGMVIDLRRCVGCQACTVACTFENLPPLGQFRTTVQQYEVSQQDASTPPAFLMLPRLCNHCENPPCIPICPTGATFQRPDGIVVVNNEWCVGCGYCVQACPYDARFINHETNTADKCTFCAHRLEAGLLPACVETCVGEARVIGDLNDPHSHISQLLKANQADIKVLKPDANTAPRVFYIGMNSAFEHRISGQAPVRTLLTDTGEEIHHGH; encoded by the coding sequence ATGGACAAGAGTAAACGTCAGTTTCTCGGAAAAATGGCCAGTGTGAGCGTCGGCGCCGCGCTCATTCCCGTCGTGCAAGTGCAAGCCCAACCGACTCAAGCTGCAGCTACGGGCAAACGCTACGGCATGGTGATTGACCTGCGTCGCTGTGTCGGCTGTCAGGCCTGTACCGTGGCGTGCACCTTCGAAAACCTGCCGCCCTTGGGGCAATTTCGTACCACAGTGCAGCAATACGAAGTGTCGCAACAGGATGCCAGCACACCACCCGCATTTTTGATGTTGCCAAGACTGTGTAACCACTGTGAAAACCCGCCTTGCATCCCGATTTGCCCCACGGGTGCCACCTTCCAACGCCCAGATGGCATTGTGGTCGTCAACAACGAATGGTGCGTCGGCTGTGGATACTGTGTGCAGGCTTGCCCCTACGATGCCCGCTTTATCAACCATGAGACCAACACCGCCGATAAATGCACCTTCTGCGCCCACAGGCTCGAAGCAGGACTCTTACCCGCCTGTGTCGAAACCTGCGTTGGCGAAGCAAGGGTGATTGGCGATCTGAACGATCCTCACAGCCACATCAGCCAGCTACTCAAAGCGAATCAAGCGGATATCAAGGTGCTCAAGCCCGATGCCAACACGGCACCTAGAGTGTTTTACATCGGCATGAACAGCGCCTTCGAACACAGGATCAGCGGCCAAGCCCCCGTTCGCACCCTACTGACAGACACTGGCGAGGAGATCCACCATGGTCATTAA